The Flavobacterium sp. 20NA77.7 genome includes the window TTCCGAACCCTAAATTCTACAACGTATATTAAACCGAAAGAATCATTTTTATTAGGAAATAATACCCACGGAAAATTTTCAGTAAAAGTCACTAACACTTCTGTTACACCTATAACAATATGGAAATGCCCAATAGATGGTGGAAAGCATTCTCCACTAACACTCAACCCATCAACCACAATAAAAGTGAAAGTAGAAAAGAATACAGCGCTAAAAATTGAAAATGACTCGGAGGAGCAAATCTCAATTCAACTTAAAGTTAGCGGTGATATTGGACTGTCGATGGGGTATCAAAAATAATAAAACAAAAAAACCCGACACTTTCGTATCAGGTTTTGTTTTGCTCCCCCTCTTGGGCTCGAACCAAGGACCCTCTGATTAACAGTCAGATGCTCTAACCAACTGAGCTAAGGAGGAATCACCTCAAAGGTTTATGTTTTGCTAAAAAGTTGCTCCCCCTCTTGGGCTCGAACCAAGGACCCTCTGATTAACAGTCAGATGCTCTAACCAACTGAGCTAAGGAGGAAGGTATTTGTCTTTTTAGCGAGTGCAAATATAACTGAAAATTTATATTCGCAAAAATATTTCCATACTTTTTAAAAATTATTTTTTACTGATAATTTCAACAATCCATTGATAAATATCTTTTCCAAAAGTAAGCGCCATCAACGAAAGTAAAATAACCATTCCGGCTGTTTGCACATAGCCTGCAGCCTTATCGGATAATTTTTTACCTGTCACCATTTCAACTATAGTAAACAAGGCATGTCCCCCATCAAGACCAGGTATGGGTAATAAATTCATAAAAGCTAAACCTATCGAAAATAGCGCTGTAAAATTCCACACAAATTCCCAATCCCATGTGTCTGGCAATTGACGTGCTATACCAATAGGGCTTTTTACTTGTTTATACGCTTCTGTTTTAGGTTTTAGTATTAATTTAAACTGTTTTACATTGTATACAAGCATTTGCCAAGATTCTTTTACCGCTGCTGGTATGGCTTCAGCTAAAGATAATTTAGTAGTGATTTGGAAATCTAACTTGTCTTGTGTAGTAGGAATAAATCCAAGTTTACCTTCAGCATTAACTTTAACCTTAATGTCTTTTACTTGTTTATTACGTTCAATTGTTAGAGCTATGGAATCATTTTTGTGACTCGCTAAATCGGTTGCAAAAACGTCAAAAAATGAAAATTTTTGGCCATTTAGTGCCTTTATAACATCTCCTTTTTGAAGTTTCGCTTTTGCGGCTTCGCTATTTGGTGTAACCGAATCAATACTAATTGTTTGTAATCTGGGTTTTACGAAGTTTTTACCTTCTGAACCCAATATTAATCCTTTTTGTTCGTCTGTTAAATGTAAAACGACCTTTTGTCCGTTTCTGTCTAATACCACTTCATTACCTAAAAGTACGTCAATGATTAACCAATTAAATTTAGGTTGTGTTTTTCCGTCAACACTTACAATTTTGTCGCCATTTTTAAACCCTACTTTTTCACCCACTTCGCCAAAAGCTAATCCTTTTTCTTGGATTTTTTCGGTGGCAATGTATTTTTGTCCCACAGTGGCATACATAACGGTATAGATAAACCACGCTAAAATAATGTTTACAATTATTCCGCCTAACATTACAATAAGTCTTTGCCAAGCTGGTTTTGAACGAAATTCCCAAGGTTGTGCTTCTGATTTCATTTGCTCCGTATCCATGCTTTCATCAATCATTCCTGCAATTTTAACATAGCCT containing:
- the rseP gene encoding RIP metalloprotease RseP — its product is MIQLAQILFILSVLVILHEFGHYITAKAFKMRIEKFYLFMDVGFSLVKKKIGDTEWGIGWLPLGGYVKIAGMIDESMDTEQMKSEAQPWEFRSKPAWQRLIVMLGGIIVNIILAWFIYTVMYATVGQKYIATEKIQEKGLAFGEVGEKVGFKNGDKIVSVDGKTQPKFNWLIIDVLLGNEVVLDRNGQKVVLHLTDEQKGLILGSEGKNFVKPRLQTISIDSVTPNSEAAKAKLQKGDVIKALNGQKFSFFDVFATDLASHKNDSIALTIERNKQVKDIKVKVNAEGKLGFIPTTQDKLDFQITTKLSLAEAIPAAVKESWQMLVYNVKQFKLILKPKTEAYKQVKSPIGIARQLPDTWDWEFVWNFTALFSIGLAFMNLLPIPGLDGGHALFTIVEMVTGKKLSDKAAGYVQTAGMVILLSLMALTFGKDIYQWIVEIISKK